In candidate division KSB1 bacterium, a single window of DNA contains:
- a CDS encoding nicotinate phosphoribosyltransferase, which translates to MKYIATLDDIRAGKLTDVYFERTRRILEAEGIHRRVAAEFVVKSFPDRYSWGVFAGLESALELLISLPVDVWAMEEGMIFYPGEPTLLIEGDYLDFGLYETALLGFLCQASGIATKAARCRKAAGQRLLASFGARRMHPALAPLIDRNAYAGGCDGVAVVRSAELLNLKPTGTIPHALVLLMGDVVAATSAFDRVIEKEVPRVALVDTFGDEKFEALRVAETLGEALYGVRLDTPSSRRGDFLAILREVRWELDLRGFRHVKIFVSGGIDEYRIFELNEVADAYGVGTSISNAPVLDFAMDIVEIEGKPVAKRGKLAGRKQVWRCPRCGARRLLPWSQQPDVCTCGNPLQPLLTPLLQNGRLVRDLPTVHAIRQRVLEELERVELSPDR; encoded by the coding sequence ATGAAATACATCGCTACGCTCGATGACATCCGTGCGGGCAAGCTTACCGATGTTTACTTTGAAAGGACCCGCCGCATTCTGGAGGCGGAGGGAATCCACCGGCGGGTGGCGGCGGAGTTCGTGGTAAAGTCCTTTCCGGACCGCTACTCCTGGGGGGTGTTCGCAGGCCTGGAGTCAGCCCTGGAGCTCCTCATCTCGTTGCCCGTCGACGTGTGGGCGATGGAAGAGGGGATGATCTTCTATCCGGGGGAGCCAACGCTCCTGATCGAGGGGGATTATCTGGACTTCGGGCTTTATGAAACGGCTCTCCTGGGATTCCTTTGCCAGGCATCGGGGATCGCCACGAAGGCCGCTCGGTGCCGCAAGGCGGCCGGCCAGCGCCTTCTGGCCAGCTTTGGCGCTCGCCGCATGCACCCCGCACTGGCGCCTCTGATCGACCGGAATGCCTACGCCGGGGGGTGCGACGGGGTGGCCGTCGTGCGGAGTGCCGAGCTTCTAAACCTGAAGCCGACGGGTACCATCCCCCACGCCCTGGTCCTCTTGATGGGCGATGTGGTCGCGGCCACCTCGGCCTTCGATCGCGTGATCGAGAAGGAGGTGCCCCGGGTGGCCCTTGTAGACACTTTCGGTGACGAGAAATTCGAGGCGCTGCGAGTGGCCGAGACGCTGGGCGAGGCCCTCTACGGGGTTCGACTCGACACTCCGAGTAGCCGGCGGGGTGATTTCCTGGCGATCCTGCGAGAGGTTCGCTGGGAGCTGGACCTGAGAGGCTTTCGCCATGTGAAGATCTTTGTTTCCGGCGGGATTGACGAGTATCGGATCTTCGAGCTCAATGAGGTAGCTGATGCCTACGGGGTGGGCACTTCCATCAGCAACGCACCGGTTCTGGACTTCGCGATGGACATCGTTGAGATCGAAGGAAAGCCTGTTGCCAAGCGCGGCAAGCTTGCGGGGCGGAAGCAGGTGTGGCGTTGTCCTCGGTGCGGTGCGCGCCGCCTGCTCCCGTGGTCCCAGCAGCCAGACGTATGCACTTGCGGTAACCCTCTGCAGCCTCTTCTAACGCCGCTGCTGCAGAACGGAAGGCTCGTGCGGGATCTCCCCACGGTCCACGCGATCCGCCAGCGGGTACTGGAGGAATTGGAGCGGGTCGAGCTCAGTCCGGACCGATAA